The Pseudomonadota bacterium genome includes the window ATCAGCCTTAGGATAGATGCAGAGAAAGGCTTCAAGACACATCTCTCCTCCACGCATACCGGTCAGCCAGTCATGCACAAGTGCAACCTTCATCGGGCACCTCCTGCGCTTAGTACCGTCTGATAGAGATCTAGAACTTTTCTGGCGACTGCTCTTCTTGAATAACGCTCAAGATGTTTAGTATCAAAAGTTATTTCGGTAGTAAGGCTGCGCTGCAATCCAAGCTTGAGGGCCCTTTGCAACGCTTCAATCGAGAGATCCTCTGCAACTATATCGCGCTCAGTTACCAACTCCTGCAGCGCGCCAACCGGCCGACACACAACTAGCGCGCCACTCGCCTGTGCCTCCAGGGCCGGTAGACAGAATCCCTCTAGTAGAGATGGCACAACTAGCGCCGAGGCTTTGCGGTAAAGCGCCGAGAGCTCCGTTGATGAAACCGCCCCAAGTACTGTAATCCCACCGATCTCCTCTATTAGAGCCGAGAGAGCGGGATTTATTGCAATCTGCTCGGCCCCGAAACCAGCCAGCACAAGATTTGGGCAGGTAGCGGTAATCCGACGCCACAAATGCTGCTCCCTAAAGCCGCGATAGGCGAGCAAAAGATCGCGTAAGCCCTTATGCGGTTTAATATTAGAGAATATCGCCAGAAAAAAAGCTCCGCTTCCGAGCATCGACGCAGGTAACGCCAGCGCCGTAGGAGCATCTAGCAAAAACGGTGCAATCGCATTAGGAATATGACTGACCTTTCTCTCGGATACTGCGGTGCTAGCAAGCACTGCTTGGCGCGTGTGATTACTGACCGTTATGACCGCATGTGCACGCTTAACCGCCGAGGAGATCAACCTGCGTGCAATCCAGGGATAGTAGAATCGTTCGGGCCGTTCGATATGAATTAGATCGTGTACTGTAACGACTGAGGGAATAGAGATCCCGAACGGGAGCATATAGTGTGGAGTATGAAAGAGGTCGTAGGAGGACAGCTCTAGGCGGCGACCCAACAGGAACAACTCATCAAGCGAATAGCAGGGGCTTTGATCGAAGAGCCAAGAGACCTGCTCAGGCATTTCAAATTGCAGATTAGC containing:
- a CDS encoding glycosyltransferase family 1 protein; protein product: MGPQSSQLVSEEAPQPQRAVRLLLDARKLGDGGIGVYIENLIHGLLEIGGVEIALLAKPGANLQFEMPEQVSWLFDQSPCYSLDELFLLGRRLELSSYDLFHTPHYMLPFGISIPSVVTVHDLIHIERPERFYYPWIARRLISSAVKRAHAVITVSNHTRQAVLASTAVSERKVSHIPNAIAPFLLDAPTALALPASMLGSGAFFLAIFSNIKPHKGLRDLLLAYRGFREQHLWRRITATCPNLVLAGFGAEQIAINPALSALIEEIGGITVLGAVSSTELSALYRKASALVVPSLLEGFCLPALEAQASGALVVCRPVGALQELVTERDIVAEDLSIEALQRALKLGLQRSLTTEITFDTKHLERYSRRAVARKVLDLYQTVLSAGGAR